The window GTTTCCCAATGTTTTAAAACTATATTAGCTTCGTAATTCCAACTTTCAActtcttttttgaaaaaaaaaatttaaacacTCAAAATTGACAACTAGACTAAACAACTTTTACAAAATGCTGAAGATATATGTGTTTTTTTTAGTTGACAAATGTCATTAACCATTTTGTTACTATCAGTTAATTTTTCTTGGGGTTTGTTGTTTTCCTTTACTTTTTAACATATTTgcatgttttcatttattaatagCTAAAGATCTAATCAAAAGCCTATTACTCACAGAGCCAGATCGTAGACCTACAATCAGAGAAGTGATGAACAACCATTGGGTGGCTCAGTATAATGATGTGCCTAACACACCTCTTGGAACTAGTATGTTTTTCACTACAAAAGCATGGGATCAATTTCGAGTAGGTTTGAATGTTATAAATGAATAGATTTATCAATAATTTAACACTTTAATTCTAGTTTTTACTACTAATCACGTTGAAATATTTAACTAAGTTGGTACTTTGTCCCATCATGTAGAAGAGATTGATGTCCCCTAAAATTAGAAAGTGAAGGTAACTTGTGAGTGAATTCAAAATGAAAGGATGCCTAAAATGTACTATAATATAACCAGTTACTTACTTGTTGTTTTAAATCGAATAATTGTTGTGCATAATGAATCTACACGGGCTCAAGTAGAATTGTTTTTTCAGTTTTCAGCATATACAGTAAATGAAAGAAGTTaaatttcaaaaattatttagtCAAGTAATGTGACAGAAAGTCTAATTATGCGTTCGATATGTGAGACCTTGTTTAAAGCATTTTGCTAATCTTCTAGGCAGTAAGACATTAAATAATAGAAGATTTAGATAAAGCACTTAGTCGCTCATGAGCATAGTTTTAAAAAGTACTCAAACCTTCTATACTAAAAcattataatgaattaaaattaggTGTAATACGAATGTGTTTCGTAGTAACATTTATCAATCggaatttaaaaaacaaactagAATCAATCTTATGTTTAATCATAAAATTGCCAATAATGTTGTCTAGAGAATGGCGTTATTAATTTACTCCACATTCTACATTAAGACAGGAAACCAAGATGAAATTAATTTAATCTTTATAAAATTGATCTGATAAATCGaacatctttttttcttttatattcatGAATAGAATGCTAGGTATATTATATCAAATGCTCGTTTCATCCAAAGTTTTTATACGATAGTTCGGTGCGGTTCTGAATGAAATCATATATTGACTAGGTCAGAATAAGAAAAGCAGCCAAACGTTGAACTATAGTATTAAAATAACGTTGTTTTTACTAGCTGCAGGTGATATTAATTCCACCGCACACGTGTATAATTAGCATAAGTGTTGATTAAAGCACCATAATTTTCATCAACTTGAATAATAGATTGAGTGAACTGACTTTCATATCAAATACATTCGTCAGCATATAGTTACAAAAAACTATCAGATAAATCTTCCTGTAACCGCCTAACACTGAGTGCTTTATTTTGAAGTAGATCTTAGATGAGAACTGAGAGTACTTATTGTTTATAAACAGATAGAACAAGACGTATATAATGTTTGTAATGGTATTCAGTACTTTACAATGCAATTAAAAACTATAATGAGCTTAAAACACCTCATTTACGaataattttttgtatttaaTGACTACAAAAATAGTGTTTCATTAATTTACaccttttttttccttttcgttttttaaaaaaaggagaTGTTTCGTGAAAGTCTTCAGACAAAGCGTAAAGAACACTCCAATGTCCCTACTTTGATGACTTTAGATGCTTCCAAAAATCCCTTATTAATTAAACgtaaaatcaatcaaaaatctAATCCTGAAAATAATTCTCATAAAGTGCTATAATAGTCGGTATCATCACCAACAAAAattttgttaataatattatttcgATTATTGTTTCTTTTCAGTTAATCACATAATTGTTAACTTTTTCTTGACTTACGTGTATTTTTGTATTCATACTGATGATAAATTATACTTAATTTTGTATACACAATTTCTAAAACCGTATATGTATAACATTATATAATAGTACTTTGTAAAGGTAATATTCTTCACTGCTGAGCTGCTTTGCTCATTACTTCAAAGCATGAAGTCAATTCTCTCGTTGTACAAAAATGgaacatatacatataaatatgcCTTTTAGAATGTATTTTATGTATGTAATGCCAATATTCATAATAAGTAAATAGATAATGACGTTTGTTTTTAATATGCTTGGTAGTTTGTCGAATTAATTTGAAAGTGTTGTATTTTGCCGAGCGAGAAACTTTCCGTGGGTTTTCTATTGAAACATAATAAAACCTATTTATCTAGCTGTAAAAGTTATATGGGCTTGCAACAGTACTATCAGCAATATCCTTGGCTAAATGAACTGTAATATAGTACACTGTTGAATAGAAACGATGACTGGgtttaaatcattcaatttctgGTTATCAGTTCAACAAACTGATCAGTTTAAAAGTTAAAACTACTTAAAACAAGGAAGTAAGATCATCAGTCATCTGGGGACAAACAGTTAGATTTCCAAAATATATTTTTCGTAAGTGTATTGTACGAGCTGGTATGTTTCCTGACCGTCCACTTTCACATACTACTGTTGTACTAATTTTAGAAATCAATCCACAAAGACGGTAGCCAACTAGTGAAAATAGTCGCTTGTAACCATAGATATTACCTCAAGAAGTTCAAAAAAGCAATCTCATGAAATACAATAATGGCTTTAAACTATTGTATCTTTCACTAATCATAATTCTATCACTAGCAATAACCTGGAGAATGTTAGTCAATATGAGTGTAGTGACTTGAAGGAAGTAAAAGCAGAACTTTTTTTCTAAAGATCACCAATACATTCCTCCTAAATGTACCCCATAAGGCTATATatcttgataataataaaatcccGGAAAAAACATTATTAAACGAGCTGGGTAACAGCATAAAGCCTTCATACTTTGCCAATTATAGCTTCCACCTTAGTGTTGAGTGATGGAAATATTGCATACTATAAATTCAACACATTGATCATACTATATCTTAAAATAGTGGTTAAGGTAAATAAATTTAGGATTTAAATCAGTATCCACGAAAACTGTTCATATGTTAACGTTTCAAGCGACTATGAGTTTAGGATTTGAATGATCAATGAAATCACTGACATTTAATTTTGAAGTAAAGAAGAAATAGATTGGTGACTATTTTTCTACTAACAGCTTAGTCTATAAAGTGGCCAAGTACGTTTTACTTATTTCAGGGattatatatttgattataatTATGAAGCACGGATTATTCAGGTGTTGTATTTGTATCtataaaaaaaggaaagaaatatAAACTCAGAGCCAAATTCTTGATTCCATTGTTTATAATTTCATAAAAATCAGTTAACTTTTATCAACTAGTTCATTAAAGTGAATCATTTCAAAGGTTTTTTAGTTTGGAGTTGTGCATTGAACTGTTAGATTAAAAATTCTGTTCATagttattatttcattgatttcAAGTGAATTTGACCTTGTTTATCTATAAGCTTCAGAGAAAATGAATTGTTACTCAATTGATCAACCTTTTTTTTCTACATTTGAGATAACACTACTTTATATTATCAATGTTATCAATAGTACTCTATATTACCACATATTTGGTATAGTTGTATGATATTATAATGATCGATTAATCTAGTCTATTCTGATTATAATATTTGTTCAATTTAGCAGTAATTTCTACAACCCTACTACttagttttattaaaatttcaagttgaatattttaatattattgtttctCGTTATTTTTAGATGAAACACTTTGGTATATAAGTCACTTAATACTCCTATATACTCTGTATACATAAAATGATTTTGTGTTAAAGCATACAAACCCAGACAATCATTTGATCTAATATACGCTATCAGTAGGTACTACACCAGCAGATCATAAACCACATGATAATTTTCGAAACGGAACGACAGTTTAAAAATTATCGAtcacaaatatatttaattacCGTCAATATCTGAAGGTAATGACTAAACTGATGATAGGATACTGAATTAACTGAATTTAATAAGGAATAAAAATCTCTTTTCAGCACTTTATGCTTCTTTAAACCATACGATTATCAAAAGACATTAAATGACTTGTAGTTGGAAACGATTGATAGATTGACAAAGGATGGCACTTTACATACGTTTCTAGCGAACAAATAAAAGGCAACATAAATGTGTGTTGATTGAATAACTTCAGTTGATTAAACATTAAGATAAATTGATCGGTGTAATTCTTCAAATTCTTTAACGGTTTAAATCGAATTTGAAGGTAAGCAAAGCTATAGTGCTACAGTTGATGAACAGAAATTTCAGATTATTTCGTGCATGTAAGTTCATGTACTTCATGCCAAATGAAGTTTCAAATAGTAAGATGTCATTTTACAACAATTTACTGACCAAATTCATCAGGTAGATTGATGACAAGCGTTTAGTCTTTTTGTGCATTACCATTACGTTTGATCAAGACGAGTTAAACTTAATTATTTTTCCCTTCTAAAATCAACGTAATACTAAAATTGAAAACATAAGTTGTGAGAAGATATTCATCTATTGTTTTGATTGTGACCCAGTAACAACTATGTCGAGATAATAGAGGATTTAAAGTGTTTAAAATAAGGTGTTTATTGCTTATTAATCAGTAAATAAAGGATAAAAATtgatagtaataacaataaggaTAACTAAAGTAACTCAAAACATGAATAGGAGAGTTAGGTAATTTGGTGGATAAcatcaaatacaataaaatattgtttatacaGATGATAAGTGGGAACGTTTATTAGatgaataatcattaaaattcaAAGTGCAATAAATAGCTGTTCCATTCTAATTAGAGTGTCGTCATCAGTGTGTACCAACAGTACTACCTACATTCGAATTCAGTAGATTGATGTCTCGAGAAAAACATGAAACGATTTGCCTACGTTATATGAAATAGTGTTTGGTAAAACAATCTGTATATCCATATTTTGAATACATGAATGTGACTGGACGCTATTTTAAGATATTTAAACCCTTAGATATATTAATTTTCACTTTCATTTACTAATGGTGATTCATATTAATTCATGTGGTCGAATAAATGATACCTGTAAAGGATCGTCTTGTTACATGTACTAAGAATTTAAATGTTCACAGTAAATGTAGAATAGTTGTGAAGTAATTGTTACTTTTGTAAATGACAATGTAAAGGTAAAATATTATTGCTAATATTACTATAATTATATTTTGGCTAATTTAAACGACTAGAGAAAATGTTTTCTGAATTCCAGTGAGTTTTACATTGTTTGAAAAGATGACGCATCCTACAATATTGCTCTCTTCTATACTTGGGAATGTTTCCGTAAAGTTATTCTCATACTCAATGAAAGCAACTCTACAAGATTTATATAATGGACTATTATTCATTAATCTAACACTGAAGAACAAAGATTAGAATCTCATTATCAGTAAACCTAAAAAGTATCCTTGATATAGAcaattaaataaacaagttCATGGAAATTTATAAATGCACAGTCGACTAAATGAACTAAAATTGACCAACTTTCGATTTTCCTTCAAACAATTATACACGGATTGATCAAGTCAACTACTAATAGAAACAATCGATTTCAACTTATTCAACTAGTCAGCAATACTCCAATTATGCATTTACTCACTTCGTAATAACCACAACCACAATCATTCAAAACAATCACATTCTCAACAAGTTAAGTAGTGAAATTCAGTTGATGCATACTCAGTCAATCAATTAATACCCATTTGATGATGACATGCATGAAACAGCTAACAATGGTATTTAATTATGTGAATGAAGTAGTCAGAATTACTGGCTTCACACAAAATATGACAAGTAGGCAACTATTCATGCACGCAGTGATGAATGTATTCATAACTTTCATTATGTGAGTAAAGTTATGACAAAATCAGCTAGGATGATAGTCAATAAAATGAATCTACGGGAAGATCGATACATTCGATTATTTATAGAATCACTTTGTCAAAGTGGTAAAAACGTGAAATGAAATAAGCTAGACATTTAGAATTATGGATTTTATTTGTCGGTAATACAGATTGAAGTAGTTACAATCTTTCAGTGGTGGAGATGAGACAATGTTAAATAAATCATGCTACAAATGACGAATGAACTCATTACCACAGAAATTCGAACATTCAAATCTCCATATCTGTCGATGATTACCCCTGCACCACTCGTTAGTATATTACTATAGGGAATAATCATTGTTTTCCACAGTAAGACTTGCAATTTGAAAAATTTACCAATTTTGACTTTTATTTGATCTAATTGACTGAAGTTCGAATTTTTGAAGATACTTACTTTTGCACAAATCCCATAGATAACCATTTGCTAACCAACACGAAATCTAAATGGAAGAAGGGTACTAATTatctttaattataaaatatactaGAGTGTACTTTATTTCATATTGTCACTTTACACCAATATATTAAACAACAAGATAGCTTATTATGATAATTCATAAACATTACTTGTATTGCTCAAGACCTTCCAAATTATGACGTTTActcataaaatttcattttagcTAAATAGACGATATGAAGAATTTAATCTGACCACGTGAGTGTTGGAGGCGTTAATAGGATACGGTCATTAGATAAGTCTTAGTACTGCTAGTTATACAATATGGAAATTACTTGATGACGGTGAAACATTTATACTTTTTAGACAAAGACTTTATTCAAGCGATTGAACGTGCTTCTTCGATAGGCAAGTTATATAATATGGTCCATATGTATATAATCTTTTATTGACGATTCTTTGTATAAAAATGAGAAATTTCGAGCAATATTTTTTAGGTCTAtagatttatatatattaatacaAAAATGAGATATACCAGACTAAATTAACTAACTTACAATTGTATGCAAAAATCAATTCCTCTGTTTTTGATTTATCCCATTTTGAATAGTGAGAAAGTGAGCTAGAAAAATGAGCATAATTTGCCTGAAGTCTATAAAAATATTAGAAGAGAAAATTCTGTTTTGAGTTATATATTCACTAATCTGGAAAATGTAGGTTCCATGTCATTCGAACTATATAAATACGATAATCATTGCTAGAAATGACGCCTTAGTCTGAAAATGATTTAATGTTGGATCGTCTtgagtatatatatagtggAATTAAATGCcaactgaaatgaaatgaaaaagtgGTATCACAATAAATACTTAACTATGAGTAGGAAAAAAGTAGGTTTTTTATAATTACAAGTAATTATGAACATATCTATGAGTTATTTATGGTGTATGTTATGAAAAAACAAACTAGTTCAGTAATGGAACAGTACTAAAGTGCTTTTAAGTTAAGTGGTAACCACGAATCGTAAACCATATGCAATAGAATACACATCTCTAGTGAATGTTCCAGAGCACTATTTATTTGTCAGTATGGTAATTTCTAGTTAGTTTACTGTTAGTTAATTTGCTGTTAACAATCACGGTAATGGTTGTATCTTTGAATACAAATCTAGATCTGATTAACATAAGTCTAAACTGCTTTCCCAATATCCTAGATAACTTATCATTTATATCTAATAATGTGATCCACTTTTCGAAGTTATCAAGTTGCACCATTATCACTTTAATACTAAAAAATAAGATTTGTCATTTGAAATCTAACATTTACATGAGTCAATTTGTAAGTAAATATTCAAGGACCTGGAACAATTCATCGCTATCTGACCATGGAGTCAACTTGATAAGTAAAAAGTATTTTGTATTCTATGACTATCTTAATAAGTTTTACAACAATAATTAAATATGTACATATGTCTATGATTAGGTACACTAGAAAAATCCTTTGAATTGCTATTTCATACTTTTAATTTATCACATAAAACTTGAATAATCGCAAGCTTTACTCGAGTAAGATTATTCACTTTTTGTAGTGGGGTAATAATAAATAGACATattaaaaaacatttaaaaacaTATCTTAAAATTGACTTATCATCATGATGTTTCTTGTTACGTGCCCTCTGTTTCCGTTTTCTTCTCTTTAGATGTATGCACTAAAAGAAACTATGTAACTGGATTAAAATGCTCTAATATTAAACTATTTCACTAGTTCATAAAGATGACATTCCAGTCTTCTTGTCATAATAAACTGTTTCATAAGTGCTGCATCATACGTTTAACAGGAATCAAAAAAAGCAGTGACATACATGAGTGTGATACAATAGACTTCTTGAACAACAGCATCTATATTAATGCTACTTCAATAAACTTTGTTCTCTTCTTTATAATAATTGGCTTATTTTAAAGCCAATTATAAGCCAATTATTTAATCTCTTAACCTACCACAAACCTAAACGGTTGACTGTCagttgatattgaataaaaaagtGCTGTTAAACACTAATTTGTACTGTAATTAGGAAATTTGTGAACGTACCTTTCATTAGCAAGGATGATACATCGATCATTTTAAAAAGCACTTAGGGTTTTAGTTATGCCATCTCTCTGTATTTATGTTTTTGATGCCTTGTTTACTAATGATAACTCCACACTTGCAAGAGTTACCTGTGTTAATGTGGAACAATTTTCACATATTGGTTTGTCCGTAAAAATCGTGGAGGAGTACTGCTgaagaatcccacaataggacaaaacggccgtccaatgattctaggttttcaatggtggtcgaacatcaatcggttcatgatctcaatcaaaaacttattaatctccacaaccctatgctgataattaccatgtgctcactaatgactagcttcgtgagggaattcttggagttcttgtgagaagccatgaccagtggagctaatccgttgTATCAAAATCGTATATAAGTCTATTTTCATCCTGATAGCTAATATTCTAACTATCAAATAATACTGGCTGAATTGTTACATCTTATTACTTTATTCAGTTAAGTGATAATTAACATTATACATAATATCCATGATAAATAAAGAGCAACATGAAGATACCATTTGTTCAATCTTCTTATCATCTCAACATTAAATGTGCCATTTTATGTCGGTGATATCATAATAAATAGATAAGCTTTATTTGCAACTGTGGCTATGATTTCTAACTAATAACTAACGTAAATAACCCTAGAATAATGTTACTTCTGACGAGATGAACTTATAATCTAATTGGTGTTGAACAAATTGACttgtaaaaaaacaaatttctGAAGCTCTTGTGTAAACAAGAACGATTAACTGAATTTTAAGAAAACATATGCTCttagaaaatgttttaaatagaCTCTATGTAATAATCTATAAATTAACCGATTAAATAGATTTTTAACTGCTGTCCATGCTCCATTTTTTTCCGGTTTCGATTGAACTTTCGTTTAATATTAATGTCGAAGTGTACACATCAGATTTAACAAAACGAAAACAAAGGGGTGtcagggagagagagagagtaatcAGCCTACTGATAATCTGATAATTTAGATAAATGGATCATAGCCTTACATAAAGAATCTATCATATAGAAGTAAATAAAGGTTTTGGAAATCATTCCCCGTGGTTTAGGTATTACAAAGACAATGTTGGCTCTGATGTTATTGATAAAGAGCATGATGTTTACGAAAATTGTCATATTTGAAGCAAGTTCTTACTGATGACCGAGATTACGTAGAAAGTTATCAATAACCTTGGTGGACTGAAAATAATCATATTCACACTGATGACTAGGTTCAAGCTGAACTTCAAATGTTAAAGTAAAAAACCGTAACTGTTTGGGAGTGCGACCATTAGAAGCATCTTAAGTTGTCTAAAAATCTCATACTATTTCCGGAATCCAAGATCATGAGTTAAATTCTGTATAATGCACTCGCAATGCACTAAAGTAAGATcctaaattttgttttgaacaGTGAATTAGTATTTACTTATCTCAAAAGACTCTAGTTAATAAGTCAAAAAGATGACAACTAACTTTGAATATAAGGactttattgtttaaatattacTGAAGATATTAGTGAATCGTCAAATAACAATTAATTAGCTTGTTAAAGATCAAAAGCGTAcatgacaaaataaataaatagtaatttCTGTGTTTTTTTCTCTGCATATGGCTATGGGTACTTATTGCCTGACAGACTTAAGTATCACTGGAATCaatcgaaaagaatattgaaTTATAATTTTCACGTTGTTCTGTTGTCACATTGAATACCAAAGTTAACGGCCTTACCCATcacaaataatttaaacaaattttatttcagtaatttcaTTACAGACTATATTGTGCTTCGTATTTTAATCAAAGTTGCTATTATTTTAGGAAATTCTTGTCTCTAACCtccgcgcaatatcgtggactggttgaagttagacattaacactgttggatgccacctcagtgatctagatgttaagcgttcgcctGCGATACCGTAGGTCCTAGGTCCAAGTCTTGCGTGAGCGATCGTGGATGCATGCTGCCGAGAAGTCCCTTACTAGGACGGGACGGTCGAtgagggcttccaggttttctatggtggtctagctttagtcgattcatgaattcaactgataaaaatgtagtttttaaataaagtcatctgtatcaaatatatatttacaaatatttaattgCATGTGGTTTATTTCACACTTGTTTCGAGTAATAAAAAACAATGTGATTACCGGAGTCGATTTCGAAATTTTGAGTAACGGTAGtatgatttaaaaaataaattttagggATTTGGAATTATCTGTCTTAACATGTTTGACATAACAATCGAAATAACTTCTGTTATTGAATGAAAGTGGATTAAAACAATTTCTTTGATAAAAATTCCCCCTCACCTAAACACTAGCgtttttccaaaaaaaaactACAGAAATATAAGTGATGTACGATAAACACTGACTTTGAATTGTATTAAAGCCTACTAATACTTGTGTATTGTGTACAATGTTCAATATTTAGGAATTATAATTGGGATTCCTCCTAGTTAAATATTCGTGATAAAATAATTCAACTCGAGTCTAGCTTA of the Schistosoma haematobium chromosome 4, whole genome shotgun sequence genome contains:
- the MAPKAPK2_1 gene encoding MAP kinase-activated protein kinase 2, variant 2 (EggNog:ENOG410V7I5~COG:T) yields the protein MKSKIRAGKYDFPDAQWKYVSKSAKDLIKSLLLTEPDRRPTIREVMNNHWVAQYNDVPNTPLGTSMFFTTKAWDQFREMFRESLQTKRKEHSNVPTLMTLDASKNPLLIKRKINQKSNPENNSHKVL
- the MAPKAPK2_1 gene encoding MAP kinase-activated protein kinase 2 (EggNog:ENOG410V7I5~COG:T), whose product is MHNGSTFQKVVAKDLIKSLLLTEPDRRPTIREVMNNHWVAQYNDVPNTPLGTSMFFTTKAWDQFREMFRESLQTKRKEHSNVPTLMTLDASKNPLLIKRKINQKSNPENNSHKVL